The genomic interval TTATTTCCTCCTCAAATTTTTGTCCCTTAGTCTCTATCTCCTTAATTGAACTTGTTATAGTATCTTTTAATTTTATTAACCTTTCGTCTTCCATATCAGGAGTATATTGATTCGCGTACTCTGTTAATGTATTAATATACTCTTTTTTATCCATAAGTTTTTTAGTAGCATCATTCACGCGCTGATAAATTATTTCCAAAAATTTATTATGGAAATCTTCTATTGATTTTGTTAAATCTTCCTCTTTATTCTCATGCATAATTTCTTGGAACTTATTCTCAACCTTTTTTTGTATATTTAACATATCCTCAATAACAATATCCAATGTTTCTTTCTTTTTGGGGCCTGTTTTTTTCTCAATTGTTGCAGTTGACTTAACTTTAGGTTCATCGTCTTGTTGATAGTCTATAAACGCGGCTAATTCACTGACAGCCAAATCCTTTTCAGGTTTTAATTCATCTTTTGGCGTACTTTGTTCTACTGTCTCTCCGCTTAATTCTTCACCTTCTTGTTCAAGCTCCTCTATGCGAAGTAATATAGTTTTTTTCCTCTCTTCTTGTTCTACAATATCCAATTCTTTCTTTTTTATCTCTACATTGATATTAGGTATAGACTCTTTTTTAGCTTGAACTGTATCCATAGCCATCTTATAATCATCTTTACTATGTATTCCATGACTATTAAGACGCTCTACAACTCCATTTAATCCACTTTTTAGCGACTCAATTCTTTCTTCTAAAATTTTTCTATCATCAACAGCATCCTCGCTTAATTCATCCAACATTTTCTTATTCTCATTAATTTTCTCTTTTTGTGCATCTAATTCACATACATCCGGATACAATAGTTTTAAACTATTTTCTTCTTTTTCTATTTCAATAACCTCTTTTGTGGCACTGGCTATATATGCTCTTTCCTTAGCTAGAAAGTCATCTATTGACTCTACATCTTTTTTTAACTTTTCTATTTCAGATGCATTACTCATATTTATCCCTCCACACGGCGCTATTCTTTATATATATAACGGCTTTTTTCTTAATTTTATTAGGACAATTAAAATTAAAAAAAACGAAAAACTTATATACCTACATCTCATTTTGTACTTTTATGTTAAATTTGGTGTTTTTATACAGTATTGACTCATTGTTTTTTATATGATATAGTCAAACTTGTGATTTTTGTAAAACATTGCAAAAAAATAAGTTTACTAGTAGGGTGTGGTTTTTTTGAAAAAATTTTTGTGTTTATTTTTGATTTGTGCTTCATTGATAGCTGGTATGTGCACAAAGTCTTATGCTTTTAGTGGAGCTATTTTACCTCCAGCCAAGTTAAATTTGGGCGATACTATTTGTATTCTTGAACCTTCATGTACAGATGCGCATCGCATGAACATATACAAGTCTCGTATAGATTCTGTTGTAGCAAAATTAAAACAACGCGGATTCAATGTAGTTGTCTACAGTGACTCATTCAAACCTTCTACACTAGGCTTAGGTTATTCTACCGAAAGGTTACGTGCTGACTTATTTAATAAAGCAATAAGAGATAAAAACGTAAAAGCAATTTTCTCTTTTTGGGGCGGATATGGCGCAATGCATCTATTAGACAAATTAGACTATAGTGCGTTTAGGGCCAATAGAAAAATATTTGTTGGATTTAGTGATGAAACTGCAATTGAACTTGCAATTTTTGAAAAATCAGGTATAATAACATTCCACGGACCAATGGTTGGGGCGGATATAAATTACAATGAAAGCAAAACTTTTGATTGTTTGTTTGCAATGCTAACAAATCCTAAAAAATCGACTAAGCTTTTTAATATAGATGATAATTCCTCTTTTAAGTCTTATAAAGAAGGTACATGTGAAGGCCAGGTTATAGGTGGCAACCTTTCTCTTATACAATGCATGATAGGTACTCCTTATGAACCTAATTACAAAAACAAGATACTTTTCTTTGAAGAAGTAAAAGAACATGACTACAAAATTCATCGTATGCTCTGGCATCTTAAATTAACAGGTAAACTAAAAAACGTATCTGGTATTATCATAGGATCTTTAACTCCTATATCTGGATCAGAATCTCGATTGCAACATATTTGTTTTGATGTGTTCAAAGATTTAAATATACCTATAATATATAATGTTCATGCGGGGCATATCAGAAACCCTATCACTATACCAATTGGTGCCAAAATAAAAATTCAAAATAATGAATTGATTGTAACAGAACCTGTTGTTTGTAGCTTTACTAATTTTAGATATTAACTTTTTAATACTATGACAAAAAAGAGGAGATTTCTCTCTCCTCTTTTTTTAATCTTCCGGATAATTTTCTCTTGGCGTATAATGTGTATGCAACAACTCATGTGACCTATGACTACCAGGTTTTTCTAGATACTCATCATATATCTTTTGTACAACTTTGTTTTCATGTGATTTTCTTACATTTATTCGCTTGTCTTCTTGATAGAGCGCTTTAGCTCTTTCTATTCTTAAATCTGTCCAACTTCTTACTGATGAAGGCTGAATAGGTTGACCACCACCATTTACACATCCACCAGGACAAGCCATAATCTCTATAAAGTGATAATCAGCTTCACCTCTTTTTACCTTCTCTAGTATCTTTCTTGCATTAGCCAAACCGTGTGCTACAGCTGCCTTTACTACCATATCTCCTATTTTTATATTAGCTTCTTTTATTCCTTCTACTCCTCTTACTTCTGTATAATCTACCTTATCTTGGCTTTTATTCGTTAATATATCAGCAACTGTCCTAAGAGCAGCTTCCATTACTCCTCCTGTTGCTCCAAATATAACGGCAGCTCCAGTTGCTTCTCCCATTGGATCATCAAACTGTTCTTCTTCTATATTTCTAAAATCTATCCTAGCTTCTTTTATCATTTGTGCCAGCTCTCTAGTAGTTAACACAACATCCACATCTGGATGACCATTTACACCCATCTCCGGTCTCTTAGCCTCATACTTCTTTGCTGTACATGGCATTATAGACACAACAAATATCTTCGATGCATCAACACCAATTTTCTCCGCATAATATGTCTTAAGTAGCGCTCCAAACATAGTATGTGGCGATTTACATGTAGATAAATTATCTAATAATTCAGGATAATTGTGTTCACAGAATTTTATCCATCCAGGACTACATGATGTTATCATTGGTAACTTACCATTATTTTTTATCCTCTCAATTAACTCTGTGCCCTCTTCCAGTATAGTAAAGTCCGCACCTGTATCTGTATCAAATACTTTATTAAATCCCAATCTTTTTAATGCAGCTGCCATTTTCCCTGTAACCGGGGTTCCTATTGGATAGTCAAATGCTTCTCCTAATCCCGCTCTTACTGCTGGAGCTGTTTGTGCAATAACATAAAGTTCATCATTTGCCAACGCATCCCAAACTTTTTCTACGTCATTTTTCTCTCTTAATGCTCCAACTGGACATACCACTATACACTGGCCACACATTGTACACGGAACCTCATTTAGTGATTTGTTGTACGCTGACGAAACTATAGCTCTTATTCCTCTTTCATTTGTATCTATAACTCCCACTGTTTGAATATTCTTACACATACTAACACATCTCTTACATAAAATACATTTATTAGGATCTCTTACTATAGACGGCGACAAATCATCTATAGGTTTTCTTTCATGTTTACCTTCAAATCTTATATCTGTTATATTTAAGTCCTTTGCTAACTTTTGAAGTTCGCAATTCTCGCTTCTAACACAGGTCAAACACTTTCTATCATGATCTGACAATATAAGTTCTAATGTCACCTTCCTAGCCTCTCTTACCTTTGGTGAGTTGGTTTTTATTTTCATACCTTCTCCTACTGGTGACACACAAGCAGCTTGCAAACTCCTTGCGCCCTCTATCTCAACTAGGCACATCCTACATGCACCTATCTCGTTTACATCTTTTAAAAAACACAATGTCGGTATCTCTATATTCGCTTGTCTTGCAGCTTCTAATATTGTAAAGTTCTTTGGCACTTGCAATTCCTTGGAATCTATCGTAATATTAATCATTTCCATTTCTTCACGCATCTCCTTTCATTAAGCCTTTATTATTGCCTTAAATGGACATTTATCTACACACGTACTGCACTTGATACACTTTTCTTTATCTATCCTATATCCTTCTTCTCTACTTCCTTCTATCGCCTCAACTGGACAATTTCTAGCACATAGCCCACACTTCTTACATATTTCTTCTTTTATAATAAAACTCAACATAGCCTTACATACATGAGCTGCGCACTTTTTATCTCTAACATGTTCTTCATACTCATTTCTAAAATATCTTAATGTACTCAAAACTGGGTTAGGTGCAGTCTGTCCAAGTCCACAAAGTGCAGCCGATTTTATTCCTTTAGCTAATGTTTCAAGTTTTGCAATATCTTCTTCTTCCCCTTTTCCACTTGTAATTTTCTCTAACAACTCAAGCATTCTCTTAGTACCTATTCTACAAGGAGGACATTTACCACAAGACTCGTCCACTGTAAATTCTAAGAAGAATTTAGCTATATCCACCATACATGTATCCTCATCCATTACTATAAGTCCACCTGATCCCATCATTGAGCCTATCTTTATCAAATTATCATAATCTATTTCCGTATCTATTAAATCTGCAGGTATACAACCCCCTGATGGTCCACCTGTTTGAGCTGCTTTAAACTTTTTGCCATTTGGTATACCACCACCAATATCATATATAACATCTCTTAATTTGGTTCCCATAGGCACTTCTACTAATCCTGTATGATTTATCTTTCCTCCAATAGCAAAAACCTTTGTACCATTACTCTTTTCTGTTCCCATATTAGAAAACCAATCTGCACCTTTTAATATTATAACAGGTATATTCGCATAAGTTTCAACGTTATTCAAAATAGTTGGTTTTTGCCATAATCCTTTTACTGCAGGGAACGGCGGTCTTGGCCTTGGTTCTCCTCTATGGCCCTCAATAGATGTCATAAGTGCTGTCTCTTCTCCACAAACAAACGCTCCCGCACCAAGCCTTATATCTATATCAAAATTAAAGTCTGTTCCAAATATATTTTCTCCCAATAGTCCGTA from Clostridiales bacterium carries:
- a CDS encoding iron hydrogenase small subunit — translated: MEMINITIDSKELQVPKNFTILEAARQANIEIPTLCFLKDVNEIGACRMCLVEIEGARSLQAACVSPVGEGMKIKTNSPKVREARKVTLELILSDHDRKCLTCVRSENCELQKLAKDLNITDIRFEGKHERKPIDDLSPSIVRDPNKCILCKRCVSMCKNIQTVGVIDTNERGIRAIVSSAYNKSLNEVPCTMCGQCIVVCPVGALREKNDVEKVWDALANDELYVIAQTAPAVRAGLGEAFDYPIGTPVTGKMAAALKRLGFNKVFDTDTGADFTILEEGTELIERIKNNGKLPMITSCSPGWIKFCEHNYPELLDNLSTCKSPHTMFGALLKTYYAEKIGVDASKIFVVSIMPCTAKKYEAKRPEMGVNGHPDVDVVLTTRELAQMIKEARIDFRNIEEEQFDDPMGEATGAAVIFGATGGVMEAALRTVADILTNKSQDKVDYTEVRGVEGIKEANIKIGDMVVKAAVAHGLANARKILEKVKRGEADYHFIEIMACPGGCVNGGGQPIQPSSVRSWTDLRIERAKALYQEDKRINVRKSHENKVVQKIYDEYLEKPGSHRSHELLHTHYTPRENYPED
- the nuoF gene encoding NADH-quinone oxidoreductase subunit NuoF, with the translated sequence MDIVRSHVLVCGGTGCTSSNSGKIIEKFKEYLKENNIDKEVNVVRTGCFGLCAQGPIVVVYPEGAMYTRVSIDDVNEIVSEHLVKGKLVKRLLAGDKEAVDITKVLDKEGFFNRQIRVALRNCGVINPENIREYIALDGYKALGEVLTKMQPQDVIDIMKKSGLRGRGGGGFPTGMKWDFAAKQPKGIKYVCCNADEGDPGAFMDRSILEGDPHSVIEAMAIAGYAIGSNQGYVYVRAEYPIAVQRLTIAINQAREYGLLGENIFGTDFNFDIDIRLGAGAFVCGEETALMTSIEGHRGEPRPRPPFPAVKGLWQKPTILNNVETYANIPVIILKGADWFSNMGTEKSNGTKVFAIGGKINHTGLVEVPMGTKLRDVIYDIGGGIPNGKKFKAAQTGGPSGGCIPADLIDTEIDYDNLIKIGSMMGSGGLIVMDEDTCMVDIAKFFLEFTVDESCGKCPPCRIGTKRMLELLEKITSGKGEEEDIAKLETLAKGIKSAALCGLGQTAPNPVLSTLRYFRNEYEEHVRDKKCAAHVCKAMLSFIIKEEICKKCGLCARNCPVEAIEGSREEGYRIDKEKCIKCSTCVDKCPFKAIIKA
- a CDS encoding LD-carboxypeptidase, translated to MKKFLCLFLICASLIAGMCTKSYAFSGAILPPAKLNLGDTICILEPSCTDAHRMNIYKSRIDSVVAKLKQRGFNVVVYSDSFKPSTLGLGYSTERLRADLFNKAIRDKNVKAIFSFWGGYGAMHLLDKLDYSAFRANRKIFVGFSDETAIELAIFEKSGIITFHGPMVGADINYNESKTFDCLFAMLTNPKKSTKLFNIDDNSSFKSYKEGTCEGQVIGGNLSLIQCMIGTPYEPNYKNKILFFEEVKEHDYKIHRMLWHLKLTGKLKNVSGIIIGSLTPISGSESRLQHICFDVFKDLNIPIIYNVHAGHIRNPITIPIGAKIKIQNNELIVTEPVVCSFTNFRY